The nucleotide sequence TCTGTTCACATCTCTGCCTGGTCCAATCAACTTGATTATAACAAAATTCCAATGAGATAGCAATGAGGGTTGTTTTTATTTCACATACTCAGATGAATGATAGAAAACTTTGAATTCATAATATGTTAGTTACTGCAAAAGAAAAGCTCACAGGTCAAATTGCTTACCTTGTTAGTTACTGCAAAAAGAACACTGACTCCTCATTGAAACAAGCCCTTAATGGGCCAGTTAGGGTTTCAGCCCAGGGAAATGTGCCAGATGGACCATTGAGCGGTCCAGCCATAGTCCGTCTGGCCCAGGTATGTGAGCGGCGGCGCGGGGGAAGGCAGCGCGCGGCAGCGCGGGAGCAAGCAGCACGTGGCGGCACGAGGGCAGGCAGCAGCGCTCGACGGCGCGGGAGTAGGCAGCGCGCCACAACACGGGCGCGGGCAAGCAGCGCGCGGTGACAGCGCGGGGGAAGGCAGCACGCGGCGGCGTGGGGGCCGGCAGCACACGATAGGAGCGCAGAATGGCGAGATGCATACCTCAGCGCGCGTGGTAGACCTAGACGGCGGCGTGGTCCTCGATGCGGGCTCCGACGGGGAAGATGCCTTTGCGGATGGGCTCCGAGTGGCATGGCGAGACGGCAGGGCTTTGAGTGCAAGTCGGGGCTCTGAGGCGGGTGGGGCTAAGGCCGACACGGAGCGGCTCCGGCGAGGCGAGACAGCGGAGCCCCGAGGCGGGGCTCCTATGCAGGCAAAGGTGGGGATCCGGCGCGGCCGAGACGGCGGGGCTCCAAGAGGCGGGCGGGCTCTGGCACGGCTTCGAGGCGAGTGGGGCTCCGGCGCAGCGAGACAGCGGAGCTCCGAGGCGGGGCTTCAACCGAGAATTTTTTTTCGCACGGGCGAAGGCAGAGCGACCAAGCGAGCGAGGTATCGCACGgtcgtgggcagacggacgaaccaaaacaaatgttgcaccaaaaaatatccacgctttgttctttttagttatagGAGATATGATCAATAACGTAGTAGCGGATTGGAAAACCGCCTGTTGAAAATTGATTTTGATTGTGTTGTGGCGTAACTTAAGAGGAGCTAGTTAAGGCGCATAGTAGTATCGGAGTGACATGACACTAGGGGAGTGTAATTAATACCAATACACCGTGATCACGCGTGATCCGAGTGACAAGGACGACGCACACCAAAGTACTGTACGTGACGCGCCGCCATTCTGTAGGAAACACGCTAACACCGAGCTGCAGGCGTCAGGACATTTACCCCCACGACAGTCCCGTACGTCCAGCCGGCGGTCATCACTAAAATAAATTCAGAGACGAGAACGTATCCAGTGCTCCCATTTGGAAAAAAAGGACGACCTTCTAAATGTGTCAAAAAAAATTTAACAAAAATATGAATAGATCGATGATGAAAAGTCCTATATTCATATAAATTTGAAATGTAACAGAAATCTGTGCAGAAAGACAAAAAAAGTGAAATCACCCCTTGAATAGTTGTGGCACGTTTATCTACCTATGCCAATTGGGTCCGTGCCAAAACAGGTTGTGTCTAATAAATGGGGCCGCGCCGCTGCTGCCCATTTTCCTTCCATTATCAAGGCATAAATAAACAAAATGGCGCTGAAAATAAATGTACGACAATCTAGTTAATGTGTGGTATTCTCTCTAACTAAATTGTAATTTACTTTGACATTATCTTACGTCAAACTTTTGTAGCTTTGACCATGGAACACTACAAAAATATAGTCCATAGAGTATCTAATGAAATTAATTCAAAGTAGTAGATATTGgtgtttttctataaatttagttataATCATAGAATTTTGACGATGGCAAAgttaaagtgaactataatttaaaatggagggagAGGATATATTTGTAATATGAGCCTCATTAATAAATCCTAAATGTTTCGTAAGGGATTTTTCGGTTAGCTCGAATCCCCTTGGGTTGAAGATTGACCGAGCAAGTTCTAAAATAGTTGGCGAGAACGTGACATAATAATATGCGGTGCTAGCTTTTTGCATCACATAGTCGGTTTTAGACAGCTGGACAAACAAGACAGCCTCCACTACAACTGCACGATATCTGTCCAAATCAAAGCATATATATACAACCGAAAGGGCATGCATACGCCGCATATATATGTGCAAAGTGCCATGCATGTACTGATGTACATATGGAAAAAAAGGGGAATTTTTTCGTGGATTTTTTAGGTTCAATTCGTAAAGGGGAGCGGGAGTAAGTTCATTATCAGGAGACGATGCACACATATGGACAAATCACACATATATGGAGATGATGgagatgatatatatatgtatgcattTATATTATGCGATTATtattaatactccctccatacttaaaaataaagtcgttttggagaaggcttgggaatataaatcatgaataactttaaacttgttgagtttggaaatgtgaaagccatataaatagatttgtcttgaaaactaCTTTCATAAAaacatacatatatcactttttgataaatgtttttataaaaacAAGGAGTCAAGGTAATACTTTGGAGACCATGTCGCTATCCAAaatgactttattttttagtatagAGGGTGTATAAGGTACTAGCACGCAGTTAAGATATGCACGCACTGCAGGTGCGCGGTAGAAGAAGAGTTTCTAGCTAGCTAGTGGACGACTAGCTTGCTCGTCCTTACAACCACGTACTACTGCGTGATTTGGTGGCTGCATGCTTTGTGCATGTAGCAGCACCAAACTGTCGGTTAACACAAAGCTAGATCTATCTATATGCACACACATCTCTTGTCACAGAAATTCGATCGTTTCCTTCTTGTCGCTTCCGGCGCTTGCATTGCGTGATGTAACTAGTAGTGCTTTCTCTAAGGAAAACATGCACTTGTTTTGCGTATAACCAGGCAGCAGATGTAATATATAGCAGCATTACCATGGGCTCCCATCCCTCCGTCTTTAATTTACTACTCCCTTCggttcaaattataagttgtgcTGACTTTTTAATTCATAGTTTTTACTATGAATCtatatatacattatgtctagatacatattgAAAacatatatatctagaaaaactaaatcaacttataatttgaaacggaggaagTACTTATGATGGATTAAATAAGAGCTAGAGCACAGTCGTTGAACTTGACAATATTTTTTGTCTAAAAAGGAACTAGCACTTTGATGATAGTATATTTTATTGGACATTGGTCATGAACAATAATTTTATAGAATAATAATAGAGTCACAAATTTTAACTATCAGCATAAAAAAGTGATACTATTTTCCTAAAAAAACAACCTACAACCCTATATAGGTCTCTACTAGCTATATATTCATTTACATACATGCCACTCATCCCTGGTGGATAGATTTCATCACAAGTAATCTAACCAATATGCTAGTTATAATAATTTTATAATATATTTTACAGTTAATTATATTTGCAATTATTCTCTGGTCTAGTTTCTAGAACAGTTGGTGCAAACAGAAATTTTTTTACAACACATTTATTCCCGATACTTGACACCTATAAAGGACCTTCTTGTATCTAAAATAAGGTTACATAAAATTTAGGCGTTGCTAGAGTAGAAACCAATTGGGCAGAGAAATCCTTTAAAAAGATTAGGAGTACATAATTAAGTCATGTTGCCTGTACGTAGTATTTCTTACATATGCCAAAAAATAATCTGTATTTCTTCGAAGGCGCGCTGCTTAAAAAAATATAGGTCAAAGTGTAGCATATTTGaggcgatatatatatatatatatatagtatacacATATATATCCATGTCAAAAAGACCATACAACGTATGTCATGCTTACACACCTTCATCTTTTCACCATCATCAGCTTTTCAGGATCACACGCTTCGACTTTTGATGTCAGCAGTGGCCACCCAGATCAATATTTCAACCACAGGCTTAAAGTTCCCAGTGAACTTTGAACGTAAACCCAATAATGAATGATGAATGCTTACCACCACCAGCACCAATAGCACCAAAACATTTCATTGACTGCCTGCAATTAATGGTACGGCGGCGCCTCACGAATTATTGGCAACGCTAAATAAATACAACATGTACTCCGTATGTATCAAATGGAATCATATATATAGTCCTATTTACTGTAATATACTAGTAATTCGAGTAATTTGCAGTGAATTGTCATCGCACAAAATGCAAACGGCATCACGCACACCAATTAATATTGCTATCAACACAGCACACACGCGCGAACTGGGAGTGGGAGATCGAGATGGAGACTGAGAACTGGAAGTTGCAGCAGATTGCGGGCAACAACGACTTATCTCTCGGGCCTCGGCCGCTCAGGCCGCCGGCGACTTGGCCTTTGCGGCGAAGCAGGCGGCGGCGCGCTTGCAGGAGCGGTAGAGGCTGAGCATGGACAGCCACTCGGCGAGGGCGTCGCCGAGCCTGCTGGGCGACCGGCGCCGGGTCCGGCGCACGCGCACCCTCCAGCGCTTCGGCGGCGGGTCCATGGCGGTGGCGTACTCGGCCGGGACGACGGAGGCGTAGGGGTCGGAGCCGCCGGCGCAGGAGCGGGCGAGCAGCGACGGCGGGAGCGGGAGCGCCTTGCTGTTGTTGCCCTTGGAGTTGGAGCGGTTCCGGGCGGGCGTCTTGGGGATGCCCGGGCGGTGCTCCCACGAGAAGGGCACGGCGGAGGCGCGCAGCGGGGAGGGGAGGAACCGGTGGAACGGCGACGGCGACGTCGACGTCGGCGGGAACAAGGAGAACGGGGAGGCCGGCGCCGCCTGCAGGGACGGCGACGGCGAGTGGTGGTTGGGTTTCCCTGCCTGGaggaggcgccggcgccggcgaggcgTGGCTACGGCGGAGGGCGGCGGCGTGGCCGGAGCCGGCGTGGGGCGCGACGGCGAGGCGGGCATCGGGGCCGGCCGGCCTCTGGTGACTGCTGgtgccgtggtggtggtggctggtTGGGGTGAGCTGGGGTCGGTCGGTTGGTCGGGCTTTTTATGCTGCGCGCGGGGAGGAgcagcggcgcggcgcggcgcgggtttGGGCGTCGAGGCAAGGAATATTTTAGGACCCCGCGTCGGCCACGTGGGCGCTGACGTGCCTGCCCGAGTCGATGCTCCAGTCCAACGTGGTAACTGAGCACTGTGGTGCTTCAACCGGCTTTGAAGATCCATGGTTTTAACTTTTACTGTGAGTATTGTTTTGGCTCAAACAGTTCCCACCAAACTCCAGAAAAATGCACTATTtaaaaagaagatttctcgtcacatcaaacttgcggtatatacatggagtattaaatataaacgaaatcaaaaactaattgtacagtttggttgtactttacgagttgaatcttttgaacctaattagtcaatgtttggacaataattcacaaatacaaacgaaacactACAGTAACGCATTAATTATTTGGCCACTCCCAAATTCGGGAACTAAACGTGCTCTAAGTTTTGCCTTTGCCTATTTGGCCGGCCCCACTGGTCTTTATTATCATGTAGTGGGTGACTAGATGAAAATCTGATCCTAGGTGATGAAAGAATCGGCACCACTAACGCGGTCATGATCGATCCCCACTGACTTACTTGGGTCTGCTTTTGGCCTTTGCCCGTCGTGTCATCTGAATCGGATGGCCATTGAGTACACGGGGTCTAGCAGCTTCACGTCGTAGAGTGTGTGCAGGCGACCGATATCGGACGTCGCCTGGGCCAGGCAACTCCGACAAGGAGGAAACCAAATAGACCCTTAGTTTCGTATTCTTTTTCTAGTTATCTTTAAACTGTTGTGTTTCTGTTAAATTATTAATGAAGACGAGGAATGTCTCGGTTGGAAAAAAAAATACAGCCATGATCCAAATAGCCAAAAAGAAGTACGTGTTCATGTATCTCTAATTTCGTCTGGCTAACAAGATGTGTGGCGGCAACACGGCATGTGTGGTGAATGGCATGGATtatgggggtgtttggtttctacatgtccttctaaaattcctatcacatcgaatgtttagatacatgcatagagtattaaatataaactaattataaaactaattatacaacttaagactaatttacgagacgaatcttttaagcctaattagttcatgatttgacaacgtggtgctacaataaacatatgctaatgacagattaattaggcttaaaaatcgtctcgtaaattagcctctatctttgtaattggttttgtaattaatctatatttaatattttttattagtatttaaatatttaatgtgacataaattttaggaacgACTAAGGAACGAACACCCTCTatatatttgatgtgacataacTCTTAAAGTCTCCTACTACCTAGGCACAGTTTAGTtccccaaaaattttgcaaaatttttaatattccccgtcacatcgaatctttagacgaatgcatgaagtattaaatataaataaaaaataaaactaattacacagtttagacgaaatccacgagacgaatcttttaagcctaattagactatgattggatactatttgccaaataacaacgaaaatgctacagtatccatTTTACCAAAAAatttggaactaaactggccccTACCATCTTTGGTTGTGCCAGAGCCAGACCCCTTGGTCTCTGACTGCCACCAGATccgaagtactccctccgtcccattgagtttgtcgtTGGAAAACCGTGCCCCCCTCACAATCCCGCTTCCCGAgcgacaaactcaatgggacggagggaTTAGTTGATAAAGCAGTAACTCTGCTTCGGTACGTCAACGTTTGTATAAATCATGTCGTTTCTTTTTATCATGCTTGTTTTTTTAAAAGTTAATCCTCTTTGCATTGGTTGATGATGATGAAGCAAAAGTGAAAGGAATCGATGTCTACCTTATCGTTTCACCGTCGATAGATGTTGCGGAAAATTCATACTGCTGTTCATGGTATACGAATGCGATGGATGTTCATGATTTGGATGGTTGACGGTGAACAACTGAACATGCAAATAATGTTCATGAACCACACGGCGACTATCTTCTTATCGGCAGTAGATGGCAGGAAAATTAGTACTAATTCAAGTCGTTCTGGACAGAGTTTGGATCAAACATTTAGAATATAAATCACGGATAACTTTAAAGTTATTGAGTTTAGAGACGTGAAAACCATATGAATAGATTTATCTTGAGAAGTACtttcataaatattttttataaaaataagaagtcaaagttatgctttggagatcgTGTCATTATCCGAAACGACTTTAATTACCGGCACGGAGAGAGTACTGTACTGTATTTAGCTGCGTGCTCTGGTTACCGGAGGTCCTTTTCTTACTCGGGAAAAGGAGACAGTGTGGTGTTGTAATAACGTAAGGCACCGCCTGATGAACCTTTCAGGCTTTGAATTGAAGAAAGTAAACAAGTGGTTACCTATTCCATTGCAATTTGAGGTTCGGCTGGTAATACGTCGTGCATCACGTTTGCCTCGAGCTTTTTGCATGCACGCACACGGCCACGCCAGTGATCGATGACCTAAGCTAGCTAGTCAGGTAAAAAGAAACCTACTACATATAGTACTCTGATTGTTGATCTTAATGATCATGATCCAGTGGAAGGGTACGTCTAGCAATCAAATGCTAACGCATACCAGCTAGCTAGATGGCACTCCAGTCTTTTAGCGCACACGTGTACACGAGACAAGGACGTACACACGGTTGCTGCAGTTCTAATGTTCGTCTCGAGTAACTTGCTATATAAGTAGGATTAGTATAATAGTACTATGTACTAGCTAGAGTATATAGTAGAAGAGGCTTATTGCTGACCCACGAGCAAGAAAACCCGAGGGGGAGATAATTTGGTGCATCTCGGGCCCTGTTTAGGTCTATTAGCACTAAAAATGAGGTAGCTAATAGGTGTTATCTTTACCGAGCTAATTTTTAGAGGGGAGTGTTTGGATCCACTGGCCTGCTAAGAGGTGGTTGGATAGTGAGTTAAAGGTACGTATAAACTATTTAGCACCTATTAGCAACTACGAATCTGCTAATAGAACTAATAGTTAGCAAACCCTCCAGCTAATAATTAGCATGTTATTAGCAGGTATATTTGGATCCATTAGTACTAACTTTAGCTGCTAATTTTTAGTACTAATAGATCCAAACATGCCATTGCACAGTTTATTGATAGTAATCCCCTGATTCACCTAGTAAAGAAGGGTTGCAGTACATGCAAGTAAGGAGGGCCTACTGGATCGAGCAACTCCTGCCGTCGTCACCTGAACGTGATGGACGACCCATCTCCGTATCCTATCTAATTAGCTGACGCATTCTATTACTGTGCTACTGATTATtatgttattatatatatatgtgtgtgtacaTAGGTAACACGGTAGCTTCTCTATAGGAATATTAGCAGGGGTAAATTACACCATACGAAAGAAACACCGTAAAAATAAAGAACACGCTGGCTTACGCCAAGCAGGCATGCATCATATTCTTTCT is from Miscanthus floridulus cultivar M001 chromosome 7, ASM1932011v1, whole genome shotgun sequence and encodes:
- the LOC136463525 gene encoding vegetative cell wall protein gp1-like, encoding MPASPSRPTPAPATPPPSAVATPRRRRRLLQAGKPNHHSPSPSLQAAPASPFSLFPPTSTSPSPFHRFLPSPLRASAVPFSWEHRPGIPKTPARNRSNSKGNNSKALPLPPSLLARSCAGGSDPYASVVPAEYATAMDPPPKRWRVRVRRTRRRSPSRLGDALAEWLSMLSLYRSCKRAAACFAAKAKSPAA